The segment TTATTCAAGGTAAGTCGTATAAAATCGTAAGTATTTCTTGTATATTACAATTCACAACGGATAcagaaaaaattgaagaaaGTTATGTATCCACAAAccaacaatattttttcattaaaaaagaattttccGTATTTGTAGAAAATCACAGATCACGGATAGACACATTTCCTTATCACTTACGTAAAATTGTCGAGTTCATATGAGCGACTGCCTCTAATTGGACGACTTTCGTCCTCTCTCCATCCGGTGTCGTCAGAAGACACTATGTACCATGATAGTATGTAAATATCGTCGTCGGCGACAATATACCTGTACCGCCACACATGTCAACCTTTCTTATTAAATGGTGTGTTGGATTCTCAACAGTTTTTTGCTCGTAGTACTAATATACCAAatactgatatttacattttcaatgtttttgccatTGATATATTAACCAATGGAAATGAAaggcatttcctcatgaatgcgatgctGATGTGAACAAAGGCTGTATCAATCTACATAAATTATAACTGCTGGGAGTTCCgagagaaatgaaagtagaatgtaaatatatatatatataaaaaaacaacacaacaaatttcaattttgaaaatacgtgatgacatgaactgcaacgcttcaagCCGGTATACTATTCATTTATCTGATTCTATAGTTATATATAGAAGGGGAATGTTCTTCGCACGCACACACAGAGACACATGTGTTTTGTTGGTTTATTAAGTCTAGCTTAATATTGCCTCTGTCATgcattgcaatttataatttatctTACTTTCCATCCAAAGTTTTCTTTTAGTTCGTGACAGTAACAGAAACAAGCAAGGTGGTGCGGCACTGATTTTTTAGAACACTTTTAAGAAGTATAATTCTTGCAGATTATGCCTTCTTAACCACTCTGATTGCTGAAGTAAATCCACGACAGTTTACTTCCCATTCCACCTACAATACAGAAAACTATCCAAAGTAAGAAATCAACATAGAATGAACACAAATTCAACTGTAAAAATTCAGTGGGAGTTACAAAGGACTCAGGTCGAAatactttgattttatttttcaaaatgccaGAAGGGCTGATtccaaatttcatttaaaaaatatttaatatatttctcGATGTTTCCAAAGTGAGTTGTAATTCTAGAAGAAAAAACCCACGTGAATGCACTGTTCTTTTTAACAAGGCTACAAAATCCGTGTCTTTAGCTTGTAAGTCAAGATACTTCATTTTCGTACTACTCACCATCGCCGGATGCTCATTGTTGATTTCGTCTTTCTACTCAACAAGTCCATGTTCGTAGCAAGATGAAATCATCCATGGGCATTTACACGTAGGAACTCATAAGAATGATGCGTAAATATCGATGGAACTTTTCTGTAGTAACTACACCGGTGAATGGCTACTGAAATCTACAGAAGAAAACAACACCATACTGGTCACTCTCATGGAATGTGATATCGAGGCTGTCATCAACAAAGGACAGACCATTTGTAGATGGGAATGGGATCTCCTATCGTTCTACAATGGTATAATGATTTCTGTTTTGTGCATTTCCATTTTGCTTTTATGGTAGATAAATGTCTTTGGATGAAATCTGTGCGAAAATCATGTAGAGAGTGATACAGTGATGAGAATACtaacataattttatttctgaCATTTTGTTCTCAAATCCCAAAATATGACAAGTATAAAAGTTCTGCAGAATTGTATCCTTTATCATATGAAGGATAGACAACTATATTTTATGGTACAAGTAAAATTCCCGAAGCTCAGGAAAGGTAAGGATAACGaacattgaattttttgttaattATCTATTTATGAGAAAGCAGTTGATCAAAAATTATCATAACACATTTAATGATATCCTCCCAAAGTTCTTCTAAATATCagaaataattgaataaaactTATGTCAGTTTTCTTGGACAAATCACTATTTTGAATAATCATATTGCCATTGATACCAATCcagtttaatatttttttttagttctgtAGGCCTTCGGCATATCTACACAACAATAATTATATTATGTACGGCCTATATATACAAAAGCGAGCATAGCATGTAGAATAGGTATTCATTGCAGTTGTAATCTAGTATTAAAATAATGAATcgttttcaagaagttaaatgtacattttacggtcgacaggggatgcttcctcctcctaggcacctgatcccacctctggtgtgtccaggggtccgtgtttgcccaactctctattttgtattgcttgtaggagttatgagattaatcactgttcgttatcttcaccttacatatgGTTTCCTGATTTGCATCTGTACGTTGTTCTATTCATTTTGAGCTTTTCATAGTTGTACGAATTTCCACACACAACGCTTTAAAAAAATTAGTATTCTTTCAGATACTGGGTCTCAAATCATTAAACAAGGGACATTtgaatatagatttatattaAATATCGTTTGCTATACAAAGTTTACACAACCTAGTCTGCCTTTACTCATTCACATATCTTTCATTTATGAGCCGAAaaactaatacatgtatcaagaatattttcaaatacaaataATAAATGTCCTTGcgtaaatgaaattatttatcaaaaggTATCGACTTAAAGGCGATGCAAGAGGCTGCGAAAATTGTTGCAgatgtttgaaaacatttttttgttttgtttacagaCATCCAAAAGCCTTTGTTTCATTAAAGTATACAATATGTGTAAAAACAAAACGAAGAGCCATTCTGTCAAGTTCATCATTTATTTCCCTGACACATATCATTTACATAAACCTTGTTCTAAAACATGATGTTAAAGTATTCATTTGTTTTCCCTCCTCCTTTTTTCTGGTTTCTTTATAGATACGGTGGAACCTACAATGACATTAacatgttttctttaaattttttctttggttttttctcttctttttctttctacAAATACTAACATACAagtcaaaattgaaattttatttcagttttttaAACCGTAGCAATATCTTTACGTAATCTGTGTAATATCAAATTTTCTGTTAaagttaaagaaaaaaaaaaagcattccCAAACCATTAAATCAATCGAAGGTTTCTGCTTAACTCTTGCATAATccataaataaaattcatttaaacAAGAATAGCGAAATATGTAATCAAAAGGacaatttcaaattaaatggAGAGCTCGTGTTTCCTGTACCTataatgaaaatgcattttcCAGTAAAAAGAAATTTTGCTTTTTCCATTTAGTAATGAATTCCGGAAACACGACACAGTATCAGTATATCGAGTCCACCTGCTGTAATGGCACCCTGGGGAGCATCTCCAGTACAGGACCCGAGTTGTTCATCAAATTCACAACGGATGGCAGCACATCAAAGAAAGGGTTTAAAATCTCATACCTGTATGTTGAGCCGTCATCTAACTGCACACGTAATGGATTGCAAGCAGCAAGATCAAGTGTGCAAGGTATGACTATCTATAGTTGCCTCGTTAATTGAGGATATTCATCAAAATGTACTCATATCCATCTCCTGCTGACTGGAataaatttgtttcaaattaaTCTACAATTTAAAACTCTTGCAAAGATACCATTTTGGGAACAATTATCAGTCACTTTGTAATTTTGGTAATCAAGGAACGATCCGACCACCCATGTGATTGAACTGCACCAATCAATGTGAAAATTGATGACagatatttcttgtaattcattatttcttcattttaactAATTCGAGTTAAAGGACATTTGTGTCCAGgtataattttcatgaaattggAGCCATAAATAAATTTATTCTTAGGATTTGGTTTTAGGAAAAAATAGTTTTATACGAAATACACAGGGAAAATTACGCTTGCTTATAAGCATGATCCATAGCTGTATCAGACCGataccaatctgattaaaaccagatcttcaatcCGCTCCTCTCGACATGGCcaatagaggagcggattgaagatctggttttaatcagattgagacCGATACTTCAATATATGCACGTGCACTTATACGACATGGTGTCATTGTCAATCAtttactaattttaaaaatctacatgatattcaattaattttcaa is part of the Ostrea edulis chromosome 2, xbOstEdul1.1, whole genome shotgun sequence genome and harbors:
- the LOC125682290 gene encoding neuropilin-1-like, which encodes MVHYCNEILFLLILSEFIQDYAFLTTLIAEVNPRQFTSHSTYNTENYPNNYTGEWLLKSTEENNTILVTLMECDIEAVINKGQTICRWEWDLLSFYNVMNSGNTTQYQYIESTCCNGTLGSISSTGPELFIKFTTDGSTSKKGFKISYLYVEPSSNCTRNGLQAARSSVQESESNTSVIAGAVVGVTAVVIGVVVFLLIVRSVLKKKVNSKD